A region of Toxorhynchites rutilus septentrionalis strain SRP chromosome 1, ASM2978413v1, whole genome shotgun sequence DNA encodes the following proteins:
- the LOC129761501 gene encoding uncharacterized protein LOC129761501 produces MLTKVECCIMDDETYVKADFKQIPGNQFFTAKDKFSVPEHVRTQKMSKFAKKFLVWQAICTCGKRSAPFVTQDTMNGQVYMKECLQKRLLPLLKAHNVPTIFRPDLASCHYSKDVLKWYANNKVNFVPKMFNPPNTPELRPIEKYWAIMKQHLLKRPKVVKTVEELKKVWVYMQKTVDSQVVQNLMAGVKAKVRAFAYGVKW; encoded by the coding sequence ATGCTGACGAAAGTTGAATGCTGCATCATGGACGACGAAACATATGTGAAGGCCGACTTCAAACAGATCCCCGGCAACCAGTTTTTCACGGCCAAGGATaagttcagcgttccggagcatGTCCGCACTCAGAAGATGTCCAAATTCGCGAAGAAATTCCTGGTTTGGCAAGCCATCTGCACGTGCGGGAAGCGAAGTGCACCTTTCGTGACCCAGGACACGATGAACGGACAGGTGTACATGAAAGAGTGCCTCCAGAAGCGGCTGCTTCCTCTCCTGAAGGCCCACAACGTCCCAACAATCTTCAGGCCGGATTTGGCCTCATGTCACTACTCCAAGGACGTGCTGAAGTGGTATGCGAACAATAAGGTCAATTTCGTGCCGAAAATGTTCAACCCTCCCAACACTCCGGAGCTCCGCCCCATCGAGAAGtactgggcgattatgaagcagcacCTTCTTAAACGACCTAAGGTAGTGAAGACAGTCGAGGAACTGAAGAAAGTATGGGTTTACATGCAAAAAACGGTTGATTCACAGGTTGTGCAGAATCTTATGGCCGGGGTTAAGGCCAAGGTGCGGGCATTTGCGTATGGAGTAAAATGGTAA